In a genomic window of Chroicocephalus ridibundus chromosome 18, bChrRid1.1, whole genome shotgun sequence:
- the TTC12 gene encoding tetratricopeptide repeat protein 12 isoform X3: protein MLADREQEEAFQRFLRRVDDIAELVQGLNSTDPGVKEKATAEAEKRLHDQENSKEEESKTVVDRTVINTQASDVANAEAVNADGFLAILEKDAKERAKRRKRNEHLANALKEKGNDAFRKGDYVIAIQRYTEGLEILKDKQELYTNRAQAYLKMQEYEKAINDCEWALKCNEKCIKAYFLMGKAHLALKHFNESRQCYEKILQIDPQKESLFKDCMNEVNLEEKRMKDEERAMKEVESGKLAALSIKELLQKLDRPDQNILYYIGGIRLLTGAIKDCTEQTLFRTNNGFSILKDNEVLRRGFCAERKNAAEVDLSVSLLFLWQAVCTGNEENQRLLLTYPDVNAQLPKLLSSGVLEIQKQTLALISLYSENENGRRLLVRHQDLTKWLQILMMLVNSTDARASSAMNILSNLTEEERFKTQCRLMLSTSVLPLFAQLLTSVKLVNQAALARCIGIMGNLCADVVIRMQMAKCKECWQACLKLVDECFDVGTPKYQECLFAVLGLMMNLLLESNGIIQRAIGVLSRILPASLSAVEEAVKGGVVKKMIKFLKAGGQIASNYGIKTLSICTRSNRQAQEDLVKSDKKFSVLMKLLESENEIIVGNAAFCLGQCLVVPGAATSLLNSNVVMILLKHAGGDATRTSVQENAAIALGKLCVAEPRHIVQLRKLNGLAILNSSMKYVHST from the exons ATGCTGGCCGaccgggagcaggaggaggctttCCAGCGGTTCCTCCGCCGTGTGGACGATATCG ccgAGTTAGTGCAGGGCTTGAACTCTACGGACCCTGGTGTCAAGGAAAAAGCCACTGCTGAGGCAGAGAAAAGACTCCATGATCAAGAAAATAGCaaggaggaagaaagcaagacTGTGGTGGACAGAACAGTCATCAATACACAAGCTTCT gACGTGGCAAATGCAGAAGCAGTAAACGCAG ATGGCTTTCTGGCAATTTTGGAAAAGGATGCAAAAGAACGAGCTAAACGAAGGAAGAGAAACGAACACTTAGCAAATG CtctgaaagagaagggaaacGATGCCTTCAGGAAAGGAGACTATGTCATAGCCATTCAGAGATACACTGAGGGTCTGGAAATACTGAAAGATAAGCAGGAACTTTACACAAACAGAGCACAG gcCTACCTGAAGATGCAGGAGTATGAAAAAGCCATCAATGACTGTGAATGGGCATTAAAG tgcaatgaaaaatgtattaaagccTATTTTCTAATGGGGAAAGCTCACCTGGCACTTAAGCACTTCAATGAG TCCAGGCAGTGTTATGAGAAGATCTTACAAATTGATCCCCAAAAGGAAAGCCTATTTAAAG ATTGCATGAATGAGGtaaacttggaggaaaaaagaatgaaagatgaAGAGAGAGCAATGAAGGAAGTCGAGTCTGGAAAGCTGGCTGCTCTGTCCATAAAAGAATTGCTGCAGAAACTTGATAGGCCTGACCAGAATATCCTCTACTATATAGGAGGGATCAGACTTTTGACAGGAGCCATTAAAGATT GCACTGAGCAAACTTTATTTAGAACAAACAATGGATTCAGTATCCTCAAAGACAACGAGGTTCTAAGACG GGGCTTctgtgcagagaggaaaaatgctgctgaagtGGATCtgtctgtttctcttctcttcctttggcAAGCTGTCTGCACTGGGAATG aagaaaatcagcGTCTTCTACTGACTTACCCTGATGTGAATGCACAGCTGCCAAAACTGCTTTCTTCTGGAGTACTGGAGATCCAAAAGCAGACATTGGCACTAATCTCTCTTTACTCAGAGAATGAGAATGGGAGGAGACTGCTTGTCAGGCACCAGGACCTAACCAA ATGGCTGCAGATTTTGATGATGCTTGTCAACAGTACTGATGCCAGGGCTAGCAGTGCCATGAACATACTATCCAATTTAACTGAGGAGGAAAG GTTCAAAACCCAATGTCGTCTCATGCTTTCCACGAGTGTTTTACCTTTGTTCGCCCAGTTGCTG ACCTCTGTCAAGCTGGTGAACCAGGCAGCCCTTGCCCGTTGCATCGGCATCATGGGGAATCTGTGTGCAGATGTAGTCATTCGAATGCAGATGGCCAAGTGCAAAGAGTGCTGGCAGGCGTGCTTAAAGCTTGTG GATGAATGCTTTGATGTCGGCACACCCAAATACCAGGAGTGTTTGTTTGCAGTGCTAGGCCTAATGATGAACTTATTGCTTGAATCAAATGGGATCATCCAG AGAGCCATTGGAGTGCTAAGTCGCATCCTGCCAGCATCCTTGTCAGCAGTAGAAGAAGCAGTGAAAGGAGGGGTGGTGAAGAAAATGATCAAATTCTTGAAA GCTGGAGGACAGATCGCATCCAATTATGGTATAAAGACCCTTTCCATCTGCACCAGAAGTAACAGACAAGCTCAAGAAGATCTCGTGAAGTCAGATAAAA AGTTCAGTGTGCTGATGAAGCTCTTGGAGTCAGAGAACGAAATTATTGtgggaaatgctgctttctgccttggCCAATGCCTTGTAGTTCCTGGAGCAGCAACATCCTTACTGAATTCCAATGTTGTGATGATTTTGTTGAAACATGCTGGTGGTGATGCTACAAGAACTTCAGTGCAGGAGAATGCAGCGATTGCCCTGGGGAAGCTTTGTGTCGCTGAACCAAG GCATATTGTTCAACTGCGGAAACTCAATGGACTGGCCATCCTGAACTCCTCTATGAAATACGTGCATAGCACCTGA